CTTTATTTGTACGTTCTTTGTGTTCCTACAATAAAAAcaaagtataaaaaataaaaaaagcacttcatgatggcggaagtgagtgctacggggcactcattagtcatttagctcagttaccttagctttcttgggaacaggaacaatggtggcccctTTGAAGCacgtgggaacaacagactgggataagaatttatagaatatgtccgtaaacctaccagccagctggtctgcgcatgctcggaggacgcggctagggatgccgtctgggccggcagccttgcgagggttaacacgtttaaatgttttactcacgttggctgcagtgaaggagagcctgcaggttttggtagcgggccgtgtcggtggcactgtattgtcctcaaagcgagcaaaaaagttgtttagtttgtcggtgagcaagacatcgtggtccgcgagggggctggttttctttttgaagtccgtgattgactgtagaccctgccacatacctctcatgtctgaggagttgaattgcaactctactttgtctctatactgatgcttagcttgtttgattgccttggggAGGGAATAacaacactgtttgtattcggtcatgtttctggtcgccttgccctgattgaaagcagtggttcgcgctttcagttttgcacgaatgctgccatcaagccacggtttctggttggggaaggtttaatagttgctgtgggtacagatcaccgatgcacttgctaatataCTCACTCACCGAAtgagcgtattcatcaatgttattgtgcGACGCTattcggaacatatcccagtccacatgattgacgcaatcttgaagcgtggaatccgattggtcgaaCCTgtattgaacagacctgagcacaggcgtttcctgttttatttTCTGTCTATAGGTTGGGAGCATCAAAATGGACTAGTGGTCAGATTtcccaaaaggagggcgggggagggctttgtatgcgtcgcggaagttagagtaacaatgatccaggctTTTGCCAGCCcaggtcgcgcattcgatatgctgataaaatttaaggagccttgttttcagattagccttgttaaaatacccagctacaataaatgcagcctcaggatatgtggtttccagtttacatagagtccaatgaagttctttcagggccgtcgatgtgtctgcttgggggggatatacacaactgtgattataatcgaagagatttctcttggtagataatgcggtcggcatttgtttgtaaggaattctaggtcaggtgaacaaaaggacttgagttcctgtatgttgttatgatcacaccacataTCATGAATCATAAGGCATGAGACTCGCTTGGattccatcaccttcctgattacctcccctatatcggTCACTCCCTTTGGTGCTTTCCTCAGGCGTTATTGACTATTTCATGTTTGTACGCTTTTCAGGTTTCTTGTTTTgtactatggtctatttattatTACCTTTGCACTCCCTGTACTTGGCTCTTGACACCACAACTtcattggagttcacctgtggtaaattcaattgattggacatgatttggaaatgtacacctctgtctatataaggttccacagttgacagtgcatgtcagagcaaaaaccaagccatgaggttgaagcaattgtccgtagagctccgagacaggattgtgtcgaggcacagatctggggaagggaaccaaaacatttctgcagcattgaaggtccccaagaacacagtagcctccatcattcttaaatgtaaaatgtttggaaccaccaagacttttcctggAGCTggtcacccggccaaactgaacaatcgggggagaagggccttggccagggaggtgaccatgaacctGGGAAATTAGTTTTGATATACATAGTTTAGtgtgaggacagacgctgggagacgagaagcaagcaCAGGGAGTGAAGATTTAAATGGATAAACGgacaagaaaaaaaaacaagaacagcgtctggacaaggaacaaaacaacattaatgcagacacagggaagaaactgaggaagtgacagatataggggaggcaatcaataaggtaatagagtccaggtgagtcccatGAAGCGCTGATGCGCGTAACAGGTTTGCGTAATGATTGGGCCGCCTGGCGCCCTTGAGTgtcagagagggggagcgggggcAGGCGTGACAGTTTCGACTGAAAGGGAAATGACCTGCAGTGattgaggggtggggggggaaaTGACGTCCTCTTAAAACTGCTTATAACAAATTAGTTTTGTAACATTAAGATTCTAATATAAATTCTATATAATACATTCAATAAATTGTTCTAACTAACTACTTGTTCAGCTATAACCAGTCACTGCCATTATTATAGAGTATTTCACGTCCATAAATACTTTTCTAGTTGTTGTTGATATTCTAGAGTGGTTTTGATTGGTCTCTTTTCTCTTTCAAAGGGTCAAGGTATGTCCACTCCGGCTTCCAAGGGGGTTCTACGGCCTGTTCTGATTGGCTGTTGTTTTATGGCGGGCTTCGTGGGAATATTCTTAATTTACTACAAACCCCAGATCAAGTTCCTTTCATGCCCTACTAACCAGGCATCCCACGAGGGGAAGGCTGGTTGTTCTCCTTGCCCTCAAGTAAGTATGTCAGGGAACCACACAGGGCAAAAAACACACCATGCACAGACAGACATTCAGGCCGATGATGACGGAGACACAGACACTATCATTTTGATCTGGATGTGGCCATTTGGTCAGGCCTTTGACATAGACTCTTGTGCCTACTTTAACATCAAAGGCTGTCACCTAACAGTGGATAAAAACCTTTACAGCAAGGCACACGGTGTCATATTCCACCATAGAGACATCCATGGAGACCTGAAGAACATGCCCCAAGAGCAACGTCCATGGTTCCAGAAATGGGTGTGGTGGAATGCAGAATCACCGGCTAACACAAACAGGATCCCTGGTGTTGACCACTTGTTCAATTTGACTGCGAGTTATCGACTGGATTCTGACATCAAGGTTCCTTATGGGTCGCTTGTTGAGGTAACCAGTGAGGATAAAATCTTTGAGCTGCCCAAGAAGGACAAATTAGTCTGCTGGGTAGTGAGCAACTGGAACCCAAACTACAAGAGGGTACAGGTGTTCAACGAGCTCAGTAGGCATGTCAAAATAGAGGCCTATGGGAGACATTTTAGTAGATACCTTGAAAACGAAGACTACTCAAAGACGCTGTCCAGCTGTAAATTCTACCTGGCATTTGAAAACTCCATCTACAAAGACTATGCTACAGAGAAGCTGTTCAACGCTATGAAGTTGGGAGCAGTGCCCGTTGTTCTAGGTCCATCCAGGGACAACTACGAGCAATTTATCCCAAGGGACTCTTTCATCCATGTGGATGACTTCTCCTCTACAGAGGAGCTGGCAAAGAAGCTTCTCTTTCTCGACCAGAAAAAAGAAGAATACATGAGGTACTTCACCTGGCGAAATAACTTTAAAGTTCAACAATGGTGGTTTGGACTTGAGCACGCCTGTCGCTCATGTGATTACATTCAAAGAAATAAAGGATACAAAACTTTTCATAATCTAAATAAATGGTTTTGGGGCTAAGTGACCCATTTGTAGTGGTCAACAATGTGGCTGTGTGAAGACTATTGTATGCTGGACAACCAGGTGTGGAATAGTttagggtcgttccaccaatttggtaccttttgagaagtgtaacggTAAAAAACTGAGCAGGTTTTTTTTCTTCACCACAAAACACTAGAACATTTCCAAGAAGAGTAGAACCAGTTCACATGCTTTTACACTACGATTTGACTATTAAATGTTCAAAGCTTcttttaagaaaaatatttaatcagAAATAGTTTTTCCCCATATTAAAACCgaagttcagttcacgtaacaagGTAGAGCTTAAAATTAGGgataaattaatcactaatcacAAATGTAACTCTTCATATTCAAtgcaacaaaataactaaggcTTTAAAATGATGGGGAAAACTtggagaaatgttggggttaagcGGGTTCAAATCTTCCTAGAAATCAGAGTGCATGGAGGGACATGTCATAACGCTACATTTCAGCACTTTAAGTCTTTATTcgtataaaaaaaaactgttattgaattctccatgtggtctatattaaagggaacctcatttaatataacagggtTTTAAAATCCAATACTGGTGCACAATCTCTACTTAAAATATTGAAGGGATGGACAAGACACTCTTTCTTGAAACAAAACAACCCTTTAGAATATTAGGAGCTCTAGTAGCTGTTGCACATGCAACAGCCACTCTTTCTGGGGTGCACACAAACCATACAATACACaacagagaaaagagggggggGACGGGTAAAATGACTTGTTACCTAATAATGTCAAATGTTACCCACATTAACATCATGTGATGTAAAATGTTGCCCACATTAACATcatgtgatgttttttttaatgtaaccttcatttaactaggcaagtcagttaagaacaaattcttatttacaataacggcctaccaggtgacagcaggttaactgccttgttcaggggcagaacgacaaattttttaccttgtcagctcagggattcaatccagcaatctttcggttactggcccaacgttctaaccactaggctacttgccgccccaaTGTAAAATGTTACCCACGTTAACATCATGTAATGTAAAATATTACCCATAttaatataatgtaatgtaaaatgtTACCCACGTTAACATCATGTAATGTAAAATATTACCCATAttaatataatgtaatgtaaaatatTACCCATAttaatataatgtaatgtaaaatatTACCCATATTAAcataatgtaatgtaaaatatTACCCATAttaatataatgtaatgtaagatATTACCCATATTAACATCATGTAATGTACAAATGCTGTGCATGAATCATACCGTTTTTTTTCTTGCTTTTAGAGATTCGAAATTGATGTGAGAATGCAATGAATTTTAAATATTGTTAAAGATTTGTGGATATTTGTATTTATGTTGACCACCTCACAGCAGCCACACCATTTCCACCTGCTTGATCAGTTCAGAATATGCACTCCTTTACTCCACTGCCCAGATCAGAGATTTGACCCGCAGAAAAACTACAATGGCCCAAACAGAGCAATCTCTTTGCATACATTTGTTTTTGCATTGTTTACCTACCAGCACAAAACAAAAGGAAACCATACAACCTTACTGCACAGACAGAAAGATAAATTGGTTGTGTCCTTATTGAGCCTTTGAGTATGCTTTGAAATGGGGAAGGGAAAAGTACAGTTGTGAGGCAATTATCCACACGGAGTCCCTCGACACAATGAAAAGAGTTGTAAAGACCTTCAAGTTATGTCATGTACTGAATACTGTCTGATTATTAAAAACCAAGGTCTGGAATGAATGTGCATTGAGTATTGTAGAATACTTGTAAAAACATgtacattttactgagttacagtgcatataaggaaatcagtcaatttgaaaaaaggccctaatctatggatttcatatgactgggaatacagataccgtaaaaaaaaagaagtaggggcatggatcagaaaaccactcagtatctggtgtgaccaccatttgcctcatgcagcacgacacatctacttcgcatagagttgatcaggctgttgattgtggcctgtggaatgttgtcccactccttcaATGGCTtcgcgaagttgctggatattggcgagaactggaacacgttgatccagagcatcccaaacatgctcaatgggtgacatgtctgagtatgtaggccatggaagaactgagacattttcagcttcctggAATTGTGTGCAGATCCTTGCAAACATGAGCTGATGGGGGCAGATGAATGgcaagacaatgggcctcaggatctcgtcccagtatctctgtgcattcaaattgccattgataaaatgtaaccgtttgttgtctgtagcttatgcctgcccacaacataacctcaccgccaccatgggacactgttcacaacgttgacatcagcaaactttttgggatcttttatttcagcgtgaccaacactttacatgttgcatttatatttttgtaaacaatttaatcaattttagaataaggcggtaATGTtaaaaaaatgtgggaaaagtcaaggggtctgaatactttccgaatgcactgtagatcatTGTCACAGTCAGACCACAGCTATGGGCTAAAGAATATCTAAATCTGGCTATGAGCCTCGCCCCCATGAGCTTTTAGATTGGTCCTCAGGATCGTCCCTCTGGTCGGCGTCCTGCGGCTGGGGCCgtgcgtcaggggggggggggggtgggtactgtcacgtctactccttctcctcttctctggcGCTCGTTGACTCCAGTTTACTCATAATTAGGCACACCTCTCACTATCGATACACGCACCtgcacctggactccatcaccttcctgattacctcccctatattggtcactccctttggttctttcctcaggagTTATTGAATCTGCTTCATGCCTGTACGCTATTCGTGTTTCTTGTTATGTTCTATTTATTATTACATTTGCACTCCCTATAgctgcttcccgactcccagcatACACATTACACCACAACTtcattggagttcacctgtggtaaattcaattgattggacatgatttggaaaggtacacctctgtctatataaggttccacagttgacagtgcatgtcagagcaaaaaccaagccatgaggttgaaggaattgtccgtagagctccgagacaggattgtgtcgaggcacagatctggggaagggaaccaaaacatttctgcagcattgaaggtccccaagaacacagtggcctccatcatcattcttaaattgaaaatgtttggaaccaccaagacttttcctggagctggccgcctggccaaactgaacaatcggggccttggtcagggaggtgaccaataacctgatggtcactcagacagagctcTATAGTTACTCtatggaaatgggagaaccttccagaaggacaaccatctctgcagcactccaccaatcaggccattatggtagagtggccagatggaagccttATGACTTAACTTCGTAGGGCTGATATCCCGTTAActggattgatatgacaacagccagtgaaagtgcaaagcgccaaattcaaacagaaatctcataattaaaattcctcaaacatacatgtatcttataccattttaaaaggtaatcttgttgttaatcccaccaaagtgtccaatttcaaataggctttacagcgaaagcaccacaaacgattatgttaggtcacggccaagtcacagaaaaattaatcaatttttccagccaaagagaggagtcacaaaaagcacaaatagagataaaattaatcaataacctttgatgatcttcatcggatgacactcataggactaaATGTTACACAattcatgtatgttttgttcgataaagtgcatatttatatcaagaaatctcagtatacattggcgcgttgttCACtcgttccaaaaacatccggtgatattgcagagagccacatcagttcacagaaatactcataaaattgatgaaaatacaagtgtttgtcacgacttcttccgaagtcgttgcctctccttgttcgggcggtgctcggcattcgacgtcaccggtcttctagccatcattgatccatttttcattttccattggttttgtcttgtcttcccacacacctgttttcaatcccattcattacctgttgtgtatttaaccctctgtttcccctcatgtctttgtcagagattgtttattgtcagtgtagtgttttttgtataggtgcgcgacgggtcttcgAACCCATATTTGTTATTATTCATTTTTCTATTTAGTGTTATGGGAGCATGTTACTTGGACatatattaaaagactccattttacactccgtttgactctcctgcgcctgacttccctgccacctatacacatatcTCTGAcagtgttagacatggaaataaagatatacttctccttaatgcaaccgctgtgtcagatttaaaaaaagctttacggaaaaagcaaaccatgcaataatctgagaacggcgctcagaaaacaaatagatatatccgccatgttggagtcaacagaaatcagaaataacataaatattcacttacctttgatgatcttcatcagaatgcactcccatgaATCCCAGTTCCatattaaatgtttgatttgttcaataatgtccaacatttatgtccaaattgctacttttgttagtgcgtttggtaaacaaatccaaagtcacaaagcacgttcactaggagcagatgaaatgtcaaaaagttccgttgctgtccgtagaaacatgtcaaacaatgtacggaatcaatctttaggatgtttttaacataaaacttcaataatattccaactggagaatttctttgtcttcagaaaagcaaaggagcgcgagctacctctcatgtgaaatgcgcacgACCAGTGCGTGACTGCtggcagaccccttagtcaaacagctctcattctctcccactTCATAGTAGtatcctcaaacaagtttctaaagacggttgacatctagtggaagccttgtgaagtgcaacataaccaatatcccactgtgtattcaatagggttGACAATAGGTTTGTCccgatatatatatttacacctttcttcgcatatcttttatatattttattttccaaaaactcaacttcaaaacactctcctgcaacccgcctcaccaattaaaaaaaaatatatatttacctcaaatctgaaatccacaatagaagctagccagaagctaaccagaagctagccagtttactggctaacgttagtattcagctaaccacggtttgtggtcatcagctatcgtTTAGCTCAAAAATCTATCTCCAattttgtacaacgcgactcagaccagaacataccggacctatttttctctccatatccctggatttcaaccgcaagctctggacatttacacctgaatctcgcagctagctagctgctatccgtgtaaCTATTGGCTTAAGTCGttcccggagcaaacatcaattattccggagctagccagctgaggAGTTCAATCAGTCCTCCTGGGCTACAACCActccactcctgggctacaatcacctatccggacccgttttactgccgatgcggagccccaccgggccttcaggactggactaccgacgttatctgcccgagggagttattcaACTGGCCCATccatcgcgacgttacctgaacgcccatctgcagcccgctaatcgttagctgacttatcggctgctatctgaatagatctATCGGACAATTTTTCTTGGTTCACTacaactatatctattttgccaattggattgatcctctctaccacacggaaccacactaatctaccgacggaaacgcacgaggtggctaaaaacagacctccatcctatgctagcttgctacctatggcccggctagctgtctgaatcgccgtgaccccaaccaacctcacaactcactggacccttatgatcactcgactaagcatgcctctccttaatgtcaatatgccttgtccattgctgttctggttagtgttttatggcttatttcactgtagagcctctagccctgctcattataccttattcaacctttcagttccaccacccacacatgcgatgacatcacctggttttaattatgtttctagagacaatctctctctcatcatcactcaattcCTAGGTTAACCTCcaatgtattcacatcctaccatacctttgtctgtacagtataccttgaagctattttatcacccccagaaacctccttttactctctgttccggacaTTCTAGACAACCAATTcccatagcttttagccgtacccttatcctaatcctcctctggtgatgtagggGTGAATCCAGGCcttgcagtgcctagctccactcctattccccaggcgctctcttttgatgacttctgtaattgtaatagccttggtttcatgcatgttttaacattagaagcctcctccctaagtttgttttattcactgctttagcacactctgccaacccggatgttctaaccgtgtctgaatcctggcttaggaagaccaccagaaattctgaaatcttcatccctaactacaatattttcagacaagattgaacggccaaagggggcggtgttgcaatctactgcagagatagcctgtagAGTTcggtcctactatccaggtctgtacccaaacaattagatcttctacttttaaaaatccatctctaaaaacaagtctcaccgttgccgcctgcaaAAGACCACCCTcttcccccagctgtgctctggacaccatatgtgaactgattgcccaccctctatcttcagagctcgtgctgctaggtgacctaaactggaacatgcttaacaccccagccatcctacaatctaaacttgatgccctcaaactcacaaatgatcaatgaacctaccaggtagcaccccaaagccgtaaacacaggcaccctcatagatggggtggcagggtagcctagtggcgttggactagtaactgaaaggttgcaagttcaaatccccgagctgacaaggtacaaatctgtcgttctgcccctgaacaggcagttaacccactgttcctaggccatcattgaaaattagaatttgttcttaactgacttgcctagtaaaataaaggtaaaattacaaatacatttttttaaagatataatcctaaccaactttccctctaaatacacctttgctgttttcaaccaagatctcagctaTCACATCCGTAATGGCTCAGCGGTCAAACAACCTCCATTCATCACTATCAaacactccctgaaacacttcagcgagcaggcctttcagGGTATtgtggaaggatattgacctcatcccgtcagtagaggatgcctggtaattttttttaaatgccttcctcaccatcaccattaaatgccttcctcaccaccaccattaaataagcatgccccattcaagaaatatAGAACCAGCaggtgtttcccaaccctggtacTCCAGTACCCCCAGCAGTACACATTTTCTTTGGAGCCCTGGACAAACACCTCATTCAACTAATTGAGGGATtaatgattagttgaatcaggtgtgtttgtccagggTTACTATAAAAATGTGCACTGttaggggtactggaggaccagggtcgGGAATCACcgacttaaaacacaaggccaaatctagatccattggagttgcttaccaaaaagacagtgaatgttcaaGGTTTGACTTAAATATACTTAACCATATTCAGGGCTTGCCATAGATGTtcatctagcaatgatcaacaaccaatttgacagagctttaagAATAATAAAGGGCAaagttgcacaatccaggtgtggaaagctcttaagcTTTGTTCAAAACGCAGGTCTTAATGCTTTAATCTGTTTTGGAATACTcactgtccaaacagcaagttacaagtgactAAATcaggtgtgtgttcagacagcagtcatttccTGATAAGGCtatgctagttgtcatagtaatgacaggtgtgtgtgagagagtgagagcagtAGTGTAGGCTGAGTGGTGGTGCTTCCTTTCACTCAGAAGTTAGGTAGCAAGCTAAAGTGacaatgcctgccatggacgtttcACAGTTGATTTGAATGTTTAAAATCTTAGTGGAAGAACACTGAAAGCCTCAAAGGATAAGAGACAACTTGTCAAACTGTCACCTAAGTAGCTAACAAGCAACAAGATGTGGAATAACAGTCTAAAAAGCATTTAAATCACAAGTCACATGGCCAGGAATCCAATTTGTATCAGACTTCAAACCACCTACAAaggctgttcagactgcaggcAAAATAAGATTCAAATCAGAAATGCAAATAGGatgagtcacttcaaactgccaatgtgaacaCAGCTTAGAGACCTATTCAGAAAGTCAACAcagctgtagtcgctgccaaaggtgcttctactaagtattgactcagggatgtgaatacttgtTACGTAGACCTCGAGGAAGAGGGAaagcaacaccctgctacatctcaTATAAATGCAAGTACAGATGACAAAGGCAGAGAATTGACCATTTACTGGGAATTTATTTATTCCTTCACACAGTACATTTTGGGAAAAAGGGCTGAacagaaccaaagcaaagaaagtaaatgtcAAACAAAGcctcctctcctaccttacctgcctacccacccactacttacctaaccttttagcaccacctggtgcgctaaccaaaataccagggggtggtccacccaggtcttacctagtgtgtatAGACTACGGgttatgtatgcccgcaggcctcttacctaagcactccctaggtgccttcccctcgGGAAcctatggcacaca
Above is a genomic segment from Oncorhynchus kisutch isolate 150728-3 linkage group LG19, Okis_V2, whole genome shotgun sequence containing:
- the LOC109882974 gene encoding alpha-(1,3)-fucosyltransferase 9 isoform X1, with protein sequence MDESDKLKQGQGMSTPASKGVLRPVLIGCCFMAGFVGIFLIYYKPQIKFLSCPTNQASHEGKAGCSPCPQVSMSGNHTGQKTHHAQTDIQADDDGDTDTIILIWMWPFGQAFDIDSCAYFNIKGCHLTVDKNLYSKAHGVIFHHRDIHGDLKNMPQEQRPWFQKWVWWNAESPANTNRIPGVDHLFNLTASYRLDSDIKVPYGSLVEVTSEDKIFELPKKDKLVCWVVSNWNPNYKRVQVFNELSRHVKIEAYGRHFSRYLENEDYSKTLSSCKFYLAFENSIYKDYATEKLFNAMKLGAVPVVLGPSRDNYEQFIPRDSFIHVDDFSSTEELAKKLLFLDQKKEEYMRYFTWRNNFKVQQWWFGLEHACRSCDYIQRNKGYKTFHNLNKWFWG
- the LOC109882974 gene encoding alpha-(1,3)-fucosyltransferase 9 isoform X2, which produces MSTPASKGVLRPVLIGCCFMAGFVGIFLIYYKPQIKFLSCPTNQASHEGKAGCSPCPQVSMSGNHTGQKTHHAQTDIQADDDGDTDTIILIWMWPFGQAFDIDSCAYFNIKGCHLTVDKNLYSKAHGVIFHHRDIHGDLKNMPQEQRPWFQKWVWWNAESPANTNRIPGVDHLFNLTASYRLDSDIKVPYGSLVEVTSEDKIFELPKKDKLVCWVVSNWNPNYKRVQVFNELSRHVKIEAYGRHFSRYLENEDYSKTLSSCKFYLAFENSIYKDYATEKLFNAMKLGAVPVVLGPSRDNYEQFIPRDSFIHVDDFSSTEELAKKLLFLDQKKEEYMRYFTWRNNFKVQQWWFGLEHACRSCDYIQRNKGYKTFHNLNKWFWG